TTTGAATATTTCATCACTTGTTGAAATACTCAGTTTCAATATTCTTTTCCTTCAAAAACTTTTCAATCTCTTTTTGCTTTCTACCATTAACTTTCTCAAAGCGCTTTGTAAAAGAAAAATCGGCCTTGAATAAGTTACCATCTTGAGCGATTTTTTCTATTTCTTGATCTAGCTCTATTGAAAGTGCGGTAGACGATGAAATAAATTCATAGATTTCTTTTGAAGGCTTTTTGTAATCATTAGGTATAGTGTTGTTACTAATAAAATCATGGAAATTTGCATCATTTTGTTTTGCTAAATCTATTAGTTTTTTTAATTTCTCTCGGTCGGATTCAGTGACATTCTCGTCAGACAGGGCTGATGAAAGGGGAACGGTGTTTTCAAATAACTCTCCGCTATAATCTAAATAATTTTTTATATTTTGTTTCATTTCGTCTTCATTAATATTTTCGTCCTTTTTTTGAGAGTTAAATATATTTTCTGGAATTTTAATAGTAACATCTTTAATAGATTGTACATCGTCTAATTTATCGGATTGTGTATTGTTCATATCATTAGATTGTGCACTGTGTGAACAAGCTGATATAAATAAAAGAGCAAGCAGTATGAGTGGATATAAAGTGTATTTCTTCATTTTAATCTCCTTTTTCATTCATTAATATCTTTGTAAAATGGAAAAATTCCACTTTAAATACTTTACTAAAATTGAGTATACATGTTTTATCATTTGGTAAGATATCACAGAAATTAGTAAACCGATGCAAAAAGCTATGAACACACTATATACATCTGAATAACTGATTTGATGAAATCCTTTAAAAAATCCTAATCCTAGTAATAAAATAGGTGAAATGATTAACAATGGTGTGGCAATGATAAGGGCTAGAAGAATCGGTAATAAAAAGAGTAGTACGAAAAAGGCGATAATGATAAAGGCAAAGTTTAAAACACTTAAGCTCATAACAGAAAATAGTGCGGTTATCATATTTTTGAAGCTTCGTTTATTGTCCGCGTTTTGTATTGCATAGGAAACATTAAGTTCTTTAGCAATAGTTTTAGGGTCTCCTAGTTTTCTAGAAATTTCTTCTTCAGATTTCCCATCCTGTTTAGCACTGATAAAATGAGTTTCATACTCTGAAATAATATCTTTCTTTTCTGCATTAGGCATATTCCGCAGGGAAGAACTAAGTTGTTCCAAAAATTCACTTTTGTTCATAACAATCACTTTCCTTTATAAAATGATGAATTACAGCTAAGAATCCTATCTTTTGAAAAGGGGGATAAGAATTATAAGGAGTGTTCCAATTATTGGGTATTCCAATATTTACAAATATATCATTTAGTAGTATTCTTTGCAAGGTACTATAATCTTATTAATACTGTGATTAGATGGAATTTTTTCGTGCATTTTTAGAGGAGATATAAAAATATTATTTTAGGATAAACAAAGGGTTGTAAGCGTATTCCTTAGAGGTTGTCAAAAAACTGTCAAATTCATATCGTTGGAAAAATAATGCATTTGTAATATAATGATAAACGATACTTCACCACATTAATTAACTAGGTGAAATTAAAAATCTTTATTACACACATTATGAAATAAAGGGATGATTAGTTTGAGTACAGGTGTAAAAGCAAACGACGTGAAAACAAAAACAAGAGGAGCAGATCTTGTTGTTGATTGTTTAATTAAACAAGGTGTTACACATGTTTTCGGTATTCCAGGAGCGAAGATTGACTCTGTATTTGATGTACTGCAAGAAAGAGGACCAGAGTTAATTGTTTGTCGTCATGAACAAAACGCAGCATTTATGGCAGCTGCTATTGGTAGATTAACAGGGAAACCGGGTGTGTGTCTTGTAACTTCAGGACCAGGGACATCGAATTTAGCGACAGGTCTTGTTACTGCGAATGCGGAGAGTGATCCCGTTGTTGCTTTAGCTGGTGCGGTTCCACGTACGGATCGATTAAAACGTACGCACCAATCTATGGATAATGCTGCACTATTCGAACCAATCACAAAATATAGCGTAGAAGTAGAGCATCCTGATAATGTGCCAGAAGCGCTATCAAATGCATTCCGAAGTGCGACTTCCACAAATCCAGGAGCTACTTTAGTAAGTCTTCCGCAAGACGTTATGACTGCGGAAACGACTGTAGAGTCTATCGGTGCGCTTTCTAAGCCACAGCTTGGAATCGCTCCCACACATGAAATTACATATGTAGTAGAAAAAATAAAATCAGCGAAATTACCAGTTATTTTACTCGGTATGAGAGCGAGCACGAATGCAGTAACGAAAGCGGTTCGTGAATTAATTGCTGATACAGAACTTCCTGTCGTTGAAACATATCAAGCAGCTGGTGCGATTTCACGTGAGTTAGAAGATCATTTCTTCGGCCGCGTTGGATTATTCCGTAACCAACCAGGTGATATTTTACTAGAAGAAGCGGATCTTGTTATTTCTATCGGTTATGACCCAATTGAGTACGATCCGAAATTCTGGAATAAACTTGGAGACAGAACGATTATTCATCTTGATGACCATCAAGCAGATATCGACCATGATTACCAACCAGAGCGTGAATTAATTGGCGATATCGCTTTAACTGTAAATAGCATTGCAGAGAAATTACCGAAGCTTGTATTAAATACGAAATCAGAAGCAGTTTTAGAACGATTACGCTCGAAATTATCAGAGCAAGCAGAAGTTCCAAACCGTGCTTCAGAAGGTGTTACGCATCCACTTCAAGTCATTCGTACACTTCGTTCTTTAATTAGTGACGATACAACCGTTACATGCGACATCGGTTCACATTCTATTTGGATGGCAAGATGTTTCCGTTCTTATGAACCACGTAGACTATTATTTAGTAACGGTATGCAAACGTTAGGTGTTGCACTTCCTTGGGCAATTGCCGCTACTTTAGTTGAACCGGGCAAGAAAGTTGTTTCCGTGTCAGGTGATGGTGGTTTCTTATTCTCTTCAATGGAATTAGAAACAGCGGTACGTTTAAATGCTCCGGTTGTCCATCTCGTATGGAGAGACGGTACGTACGATATGGTTGCGTTCCAACAAATGATGAAATACGGCAGAACATCAGCTACAGAGTTTGGCGATGTTGATCTTGTGAAATATGCGGAAAGTTTCGGGGCGTTAGGTCTTCGTGTCAATACACCAGATGAATTAGAAGATGTATTGAAAACTGCATTAGAAGCAGACGGTCCTGTCATTATTGATATTCCAATTGATTATCGTGACAACATTAAATTAAGTGAAAAACTATTACCAAATCAATTAAACTAATGGAGGCATGAGTGAGATGAATGTTGCGCAATTAATTGATATTGATGCAAAAAAAACGAAAACGAGTAATGAAGTATATCAAACATCTACAATGCTTGCGCTATTAGATGGTATATATGATGGTGTTATTAACTTTGAGGAATTGAAAGAACGTGGTGATTTTGGCATCGGCACATTTGATCAATTAGATGGTGAAATGATTGCGTTTGATAATGAGTTTTATCATTTACGTTCAGACGGTTCAGCGGAAAAGGTAGATCCGGAAGAAACAACACCGTTTGCGACTGTAACGTTTTTTGAAAAAGAAATGAGCTATACGGTAGAGCGTCCGATGAATCGTGAAGAAGTGGAAGCATTATTACATGAGTTAATGCCAAGTAAAAACTTATTTTATGCGATTCGAATGGACGGTACGTTCCGTGAAGTTAGAACGAGAACTGTTCCAAGACAAGAAAAACCGTATACGCCACTCGTTGAAGTGACGAAATCACAACCGATTTTTTCGTTTAAAGATACGGATGGAACGATGGCTGGATTTTGGACACCGGATTACGCGCAAGGTATTGGTGTAGCTGGTTTCCACTTACATTACATTGATGATGAAATTAGCGGGGGTGGACATGTTTTCGATTATGTTGTAGAAAACTGTACGATCCAAATTTGCCAAAAATCTCATATGCATTTAGCACTTCCAGAAACAGCTGATTTTATGGCGGCTGAATTATCAAGAGAAAATTTAGAGGATAATATTGCGACTGCGGAAGGTGCGGAGTAAAAGGAATCGAAATCATGTATTCTCTATATAAGAAACGAAGTCTTGTTCAGGCTTCGTTTTTTTTATTGATGAGCAATCTTCTCGTGAAATTCCCCTCTACCGCCTCATTATGTTTCATTTGTAAAATGAAAACTCAATTTTGAATCAAAAGAAATATAAATTTCTCCCTAAACATATACATCAAAAGGATAGGGGGGATATGATGGGAAACTCGATTACTATTAGTTTATGCATGATTGTAAAAGATGAGGAACAAACTATATCGGAATGTTTAGAATCGGTCAAAAGTGTTGTGGATGAAATTATTATTGTAGATACAGGTTCCACAGATGCTACAAAAGAAATTGTGAAGAAGTATGACGCGAAAGTTTATGATTTTCAATGGATTGAAGATTTTTCAGCGGCACGAAATTTTGCATTTTCTAAAGCTACAAAAGAATATATTCTTTGGCTAGACGCAGATGACATAATAGATACGGAAGATGTAAAGAAATTGTTGCAGTTAAAAAGTACGTTAGATCGTAGTACGGATGCAGTATCTATGAAATATTATTTAACTTTTGATATAGAAGGAAATCCAACACATTCTTTAAGGCGATATCGATTAGTCAACAGAAGTAGAAATTTTCAATGGCATGGATTTGTTCATGAATATTTAGAGGTGTATGGAAATC
This genomic interval from Bacillus cereus contains the following:
- a CDS encoding NDxxF motif lipoprotein, which translates into the protein MKKYTLYPLILLALLFISACSHSAQSNDMNNTQSDKLDDVQSIKDVTIKIPENIFNSQKKDENINEDEMKQNIKNYLDYSGELFENTVPLSSALSDENVTESDREKLKKLIDLAKQNDANFHDFISNNTIPNDYKKPSKEIYEFISSSTALSIELDQEIEKIAQDGNLFKADFSFTKRFEKVNGRKQKEIEKFLKEKNIETEYFNK
- the alsD gene encoding alpha-acetolactate decarboxylase, with protein sequence MNVAQLIDIDAKKTKTSNEVYQTSTMLALLDGIYDGVINFEELKERGDFGIGTFDQLDGEMIAFDNEFYHLRSDGSAEKVDPEETTPFATVTFFEKEMSYTVERPMNREEVEALLHELMPSKNLFYAIRMDGTFREVRTRTVPRQEKPYTPLVEVTKSQPIFSFKDTDGTMAGFWTPDYAQGIGVAGFHLHYIDDEISGGGHVFDYVVENCTIQICQKSHMHLALPETADFMAAELSRENLEDNIATAEGAE
- a CDS encoding HAAS signaling domain-containing protein, which codes for MNKSEFLEQLSSSLRNMPNAEKKDIISEYETHFISAKQDGKSEEEISRKLGDPKTIAKELNVSYAIQNADNKRSFKNMITALFSVMSLSVLNFAFIIIAFFVLLFLLPILLALIIATPLLIISPILLLGLGFFKGFHQISYSDVYSVFIAFCIGLLISVISYQMIKHVYSILVKYLKWNFSILQRY
- the alsS gene encoding acetolactate synthase AlsS; the encoded protein is MSTGVKANDVKTKTRGADLVVDCLIKQGVTHVFGIPGAKIDSVFDVLQERGPELIVCRHEQNAAFMAAAIGRLTGKPGVCLVTSGPGTSNLATGLVTANAESDPVVALAGAVPRTDRLKRTHQSMDNAALFEPITKYSVEVEHPDNVPEALSNAFRSATSTNPGATLVSLPQDVMTAETTVESIGALSKPQLGIAPTHEITYVVEKIKSAKLPVILLGMRASTNAVTKAVRELIADTELPVVETYQAAGAISRELEDHFFGRVGLFRNQPGDILLEEADLVISIGYDPIEYDPKFWNKLGDRTIIHLDDHQADIDHDYQPERELIGDIALTVNSIAEKLPKLVLNTKSEAVLERLRSKLSEQAEVPNRASEGVTHPLQVIRTLRSLISDDTTVTCDIGSHSIWMARCFRSYEPRRLLFSNGMQTLGVALPWAIAATLVEPGKKVVSVSGDGGFLFSSMELETAVRLNAPVVHLVWRDGTYDMVAFQQMMKYGRTSATEFGDVDLVKYAESFGALGLRVNTPDELEDVLKTALEADGPVIIDIPIDYRDNIKLSEKLLPNQLN